acgagacaggtgtgacagagatggaaaaacacacaaggacaggaagtaaaaccagacacaacacaTAAACATAACAGGCTGACTTTTCTTTACAGACCTAAACCCAGTTTATTTATGACTCACCTTGACATGTTGGAAGTCCAGGTGACCACTGACTGTCTATTCAACATGTCAGGATGGGCTCTCCTATCATAGTATACCCAGAGCTGCACTTGTACGTCACTGTAGACTGGTATCCATGAGGGGGTCGAGAACCCCAAATCCACTTAGCATTTGTAATACGAGGTTCTTCACACTGAACCTCTGCAGgcgaaaaaaatattaaatggaAATTAATGCAACTGTTCAAAAGAACTTTCCAGAGTATGAGAGTAtcagtcactgttgagattacaaCGGGGACAATGTTGAAAggttggggggaaaaaaagaaaacacttacTGATACATGTGGGAGGAGAAGGCTCAAACCTTCCATCAGCTGAACATGATATTGTTCTTGATCCAGAGAGTGTGTAATCTTGTTGACAACTGTACTCCACAACGTCTCCATACAGATAGATTTCTTTATCTGGCCTGAAAGTGCTGTTCTTTACTGGAGGTGGGGGATCACAAGTCAACGCTGCAAAATATAAATTACATCTTTtagaacagagacagacaatgagcttttattttgtcatgttgcTTGTATTAACACAGAGAGATTGCCAACCTTCACACTCAGGCctagaaaacagtttttctaatttcataacttttcaAGGAATTTCACGACTGTGGTAACCCTGAATTAGATTTATAGATTCATCctaaaattttgtcatttatgactTACGTTGACACGTTGGAAGTCCAGGTGACCACTGACCGTCTCTTCCACATGTCAGGGCGGACTCTCCTATCATAGTATACCCAGGTTTGCACATGTAGGTCACCATAGACTGGTATCCATGAGGGGGTCGAGAACCCCAGATCCACTCAGCATTTGTAATAACAGGCTCTTCACACTGAATCACTGCAggcaaaaaaatataataaatggaAATTAATACAACTGTCCTTAATGTAGGGTCAATTCCAAACCATTTACAGGCctagaaaacagtttttcttatTTCATAACTTTCTAAGGCATTTCATAACTGTGGTAACCCTGAATTAATTTCATAGATTCATCCTGAAGTtttatatttggcatttttagGGTTCGAGCCCCATGCGGCGCAAGGACCCTTTTGAAATGCAAGGAATTCTTCTTCTCGAAaagtcatgaaactttgcacacatacCACAattggtgaaaaatttgatattttaagggggCCATGCTTCGGTgcaaaaaaatggctcagtagcgccccctacaaaaatTCTATgaagcagcccccaaagctggtttAACCTACGTGTACAAAAATTGGGAGGCATATGTAACATCCCAAGATGTACAAAAAGTCTCTTGGAGCCATACCCTAAagccaacaggaagtcagccattctTAATGTAATGTGCAATTTTGGCCATTTCCTAGGGGTCTGactttaacaaactcctccCACAGATGTGATTCAGTCGTCTTAAAATTTAGTGTGTACCATCCTAAGACACTGGACATCAAAAGTTGTTAAAAGTTTGAGTTTTTGTCAAACTGTGTGATCGTGGGGAGGCGTCAAACTTCCATGTTTCcctaccaaacaggaagtggtttgtaactccagcatacatggtccaatctgccCCAAACTTCACATGTTTTATAAGACTGCAGGCCTGAAGCCAACCACATGCACATTAGGTGTCATGGTGATTGCGCCACCgactggcaacaggaagtatGACTTGTCAGACAATTATGTATTGATTTACCTGAAATTTACATAGTGTGGTCTACAGTTGATTCACAGCAACATGACGTATAATTAGTGTATTCTCCAGCGCCACATAGTGGACACAGAAAGTGgtacaaaatgtgaaacagGTAATTTCAATGCCCACTCTCTATGAAGGATATACCATCTCACTCCTGCGTGTTGACTTTCACAAAAACGAAGAGTGGCATCTGCCGGCATCCTGCCAGCACCCCCGAGCTGCATGAAGGTGCGAGGATCCGATCagtgctgcttgcagctttaatttcaaGGTTGTAATTTCATGATATATATAATAAAGTGAGAGTAAGAAAAAAGAGTGTTGTGATAGCAACTGGctgatttttaaaacataacCACTGAGCAAAGggagaaaacaaaactatgCTAATTTAATCTAAAAGGGAAACCATGGAGGGAAGTATATAGAACATTACATGATTAAGCTAATCACATGAAAGAATGCCACAGCACCCAGATTGTCATAAAGTAATGATTTAATATGTTCAAACATAACAGGCTGACGTTTCATTACAGACCTGAACTCAGTACTAATTGTCATTTATGACTTACGTTGACATGTTGGAAGTCCAGGTGACCACTGACCATCTCTTCCACACGTCAGGGTGGACTCTCCTATCATAGTATACCCAGGTTTGCACATGTACGTCACCGTAGACTGGTGTCCATAAGGGGGTCGAGAACCCCAAATCCACTCAGCATTTCTAATGACAGGCTCTTCACATTGAACCACTGCAggcaaattttttttaatggaaataaatacaactgtCCAAAATAATAGCTGAGTTTACATGGGGAAAATGCTGAGAGGgagaacatttttttaaacacttactGATACATGTGGGAGGAGCAGGCTCAAACCTTCCATGGGCTGAACAATATATTGAGCTGGATCCAGAGAGTGTGTAATCTTTTTGACAACAGTACTCCACAATGTCACTATAGTCATAAGATTCTTTCTTTGGATGGAATATGCCATTCACTATTGTAGGTGGCGGATCACAAGTCACCACTGCAAAATAGAAATTGCATATATTAGAACCGAAATAGACACTGAGTTTTCATTAAGACGTTATTTACAAGTGGCTTTCAAATCAGAGAACACTGCCAGTTTAAACTGGTGGTAAAATATTGCTGCTATcaggaatttaaatgtaaaattcaAAGTCATGTTGAGTTCTCCAACAGGTTTGTAACAGTTGACCATATGACTTATGACCATGTTCATCTCTGCTTCCCACATCTGCCTTACCTGTAGGGTGTTATGTTGGTTCATagatattattaatattttgtacACTTCACTAATTATTTTCTTGTCTCCATTTCCCATGTGTACTTCTTTTATAAAGTTTTCTACAGATGTAGCTTTTATGAGTTTGCCCACTCATTGTGTGTTGTCAGGAAAGTTCTTCACTGCAAGTATTTAAAGAAGTCTGTCCAGGGGAAATCAAAATCATTTTTCAACTGTTGAAATGTCTTAACATTATCGTTgttggggcatcggtggcttagtggtagagcaggcgccccatatacaaggctgttgtcgcagcggcccgggttcgactccagcctgtggccctttgctgcatgtcactccctctctctccccccctttcacacttgtctgtcctatcaaataaagttaaaaatgccCCCCCACGccgccccccccaaaaaaaatcaaaagattATTGTTGTGAAATAACTGATGCAGATAGGTCGGTCCATGATCTGACCATTCTCTAAAGATGGCATCCAGACTGTTAGGTGTAAAGGTCTTCATAGATCTAGCGCTTATCAATGAAGAGATTAGCTTTGGTAGTCCAAAAGCCGGACTTTATTTTATTCCAGATTTTGAGTGTAATCTTAGTCCAGTGTGACATTTCTTTTGTAGGGGCATCTAGAAAGGGTAGGATTTTCAATGGCTCTGTGCTCATATATTTTTCAATATTAAGGCAGCGTGTGTTTGTACACTCCTCCGAGAATCGCCACCTTaacgtggtggaggagtttgagtgtcCCTGTGAACCTGGGTGCTGTGTTGTCCGGGGCTAATAGCCCatggtagggtctcccaaggcaaagtggtccaGGGGGAGGGACCAGACTAAGAGCGAGTCAGAGACCTTCGATGAAATAGACCACTCGGGAGAAGAGTACCTCACCCGGTATGGGGAAACCAGGGCCTCCTCCTGGAGACAGACCCGGGGGGAGAGGTCGCCAGCGAGCgtctggtggccgggccttaGGCCATGGGGCCCGGTCGGGCTCAGCCCGAAGAAATAACATGGAGCCGTcgccctgtgggcccaccacccgcagggATAGAAATTGGGGTCgggtgcattgtgtgccggGCGACAGGCAGGGGCGGGGGACCTGGCGTGCCGATCCCTGGCGTCGTGGACTGGCTTTTGGTAcgtggaatgtcacctctctagTAGGGAAGAAGCCGGAGCTGGTGCCCTCAgctggggacctcagaattgcatccctgcttttcgcagatgatgtggttctgttggctccatcacaccgtgacctccagcatgttATGGGGTGTTTTGCAGCCGaatgtgaagcagttgggatgagagtcagcacctccaagtctgaggccatggtcctctgtTGGAAACCAGTGGTTTGCCCTCTCCGGGCTgagggagagttactgcctcaagcaagggagttcaagtatcttggggtcttgttcacgagtgagggtagaatggagcgtgagatggatcggcgggtcggtgcggcttctgcagtgatgcaggcactgcgcCAGTCCGTcatgatgaagagggagctgagccagaaagcaaagctttcaatttactggtccatctacgtcccaaccctcacctgtggtcatgaactctgggtagtgacggaaagaatgagattgtggatacaagcggtggaaatgagtttcctctgtggcgtggctggactcagccttagagatagggtgaggagctcggacatccggagggagctcggagtagagccgctgctccttcacgtcgaaaggggtcagttgaggtggttcgggcatctgatcaggatgcctcctgggcgcctcccgctggaggtgttccgggcacgtcccactggtaggaggccccgaggcagacccagaacacgctggagggattacatatctcgtctggcctgggaacaccttggggtcccccaggaggagctggaaagtgttgctggggagagggatgtctggggtgctttgcttggcctgctgcccccgcaacccggacccggataagcagatgaatatggatggatggatggtgttTGTACCATTTTGAATCCATACTACAAAGGCTTTgtttgtggatttttttaatgcaacaaTGTCATGGCATATATAACAGGCATTTGAGTGAaagcaagaaaaagaaagtgttgTGATAGCAACTTCctgatttttaaaacataacCACTGAGCAAAGGGAGAAAACAAGCCATTGCTAATTTAATCTAAAAGGGAAACCATGGAGAGAAGTATATAGAACGTTACGTGATTAAGCTAATCACATGTAAAACTGCAATAGCATCTGGATTATAAAATATGTTCAAACATACCAGGGTGACTTTTCTTTACAGACCTGAACTCAGGACTAATTGTCATTTATGACTTACGTTGACATGTTGGAAGTCCAGGTGACCATTGGCTGTCTATTCCACATGTCAGGGTGGGCTCTCCTATCATAGTATACCCAGGTTTGCACATGTACATCACCGTAGACTGGTATCCATGAGGGGGTCGAAAACCCCAAATCCACTTAGCATTTGCAATAACAGGTTCTTCACAGTGAACCTctgcagacaaaaaaatataaaatgtaaattaatgcaACTGTTCAAAAGAACTTTTTCCAGAGCATATGAGAGTGTCAGTCACTGCTGAGATTACAACGGGGAAAATGTTAAAAGATTggataaaaaaattaaagacacTTACTGATACATGTGGGAGGAGAAGGCTCAAACCTTCCATCAGCTGAACATGATATTGTTCTTGATCCAGAGAGTGTGTAATCTTGTTGACAACTGTACTCCACAACTTCTCCATACTGATAGACTTCTTTATCTGGCCTGAAAGTGCTGTTCTGTACTGGAGGTGGGGGATCACAAGTCACCACTGCAAAATACAAGTGACATCTTTtagaacagagacagacaatgagctttattttgtcatgttgcTTGTATTAACACAGAGAGATTACCGACCTTCACACTCAGGCATCCTGCCCATCCACCCTTGAGCTCCACAGAGACGTTTGTTGGTTTTTCCAACCAATCTGAAACTAGTAAggaaatccaaaaaaaaaaaaaatatatatatatatataataattaaCTAACTTCAGACAACAAATTTCAAGAAGGATCTGCAGGCCCTACTGAGCACCTGAGagtaagttttttttatttggaaacACAATTGGTGCTGACATTTTAGACTTAAAATATATCtgtcattacattttaaaaacatgaattatCAGAGTTATCAGCTTATTACTAACCCAGCGTTGCAAGTGACCACTAGTTCGTCACCAAACTCTATCCCTTGAGGGTAGTCAACGTATCCATTTGGCACTTCTTCAGCAGCGCCACAGCTTCTCCCTGAAAAAAGACAACCCTCACATGGATTAAATTCCTCCTTTAAAATTGACTGGATATTATTATGCACAAATAATTCAACAGGCTGGCTACTTCATATTATCAGTTACTCATCTAATCAAAAAAAGAGAGTTTGTTCAAACTGGCTGTGAAATACTGCTGCTATTACCAATCTGAATGTAAAGATTACGTGCTAATATTTACTCTCGCATTTCAGCCTCACAGGACTCCAACTGCCAGCAGTACAAATAATGGATGCAGACCCTCCTGCAGACACGTGGCCAACAGCACAGGCAAAACTAACTTTGGTCCCATCTGGGAATGTGTCTAAAAGAATGTATTCGTCCTTCAAATTCATGTTGTTTCTTCCTATAGGTCTGGTGCAGTCTTGAGCtataatgaaaaagaaagaaaggaaaagatgaACACAGAACAAGTGTGGCCAAGATAGCTTTAGACAAAACACAAGCTTGTGTATAataacatacagtatttaaagAAATCTGTCCAGGGGAGATCAAAATCATTTTTCAACTGTTCAAATGTCTTAAGATTATCGTTGATAAATAACTGATGCAGATAAGTCCGTCCATGATCTGACCATTCTCTAAAGCTGGCATCCAGACTGTTAGGTGTAAAGGTCTTCATAGATCTAGTCTTGTCAATGAAGAGATTAGCTTTGGTAGTCCAAAGGCCGGACTTTATTTTATTCCAGATTTTGAGTGTAATCTTAGTCCAGTGTGACATTTCTTGTGTAGGGGCATCTAGAAAGGGTAGGATTTTCAATGGCTCTGTGCTCATATGTTTTTCAATATTAAGGCAGCATGTGTATGTACCATTTTGAATCCATACTATCAACGGCTTCATTTGTAGCATTTTATTAATGTAGTAATTTCATGGCATATATAACGGTTGAACTCAATCTTTGACAGTTTTAAAATAACCAAAGTTTGGgtaccctgcatggtcagtgcttAGTAGTGCCCCCTTTTGgaaagtatcacagcttctaatcGCGTTGTGTATCCAGTGTTTCAATTCTCATTTGAAGGATTTTCTCCCATtattcctgcaaaaggcttctaccTCTGTGAGATTCATGGGCCGTCTttatgcactgctcttttggggtctatccacagattttcaatGATGTTTAGATTGGGGGATTGTGAGGGTCATGGCAAAACCTTAAGCTTGCGCATCTTGaagtagtccattgtggatttcaaggtgtgtttaggatcattgtcctgttgtagaatccatcctctcttcatcttcagctttttctATAGATGCTgggatgtttgcttccagaatttgctggaatttaattgaacccattcttccctctacctgtaaaatgttccctgtgccactggctgcaacacaag
This genomic stretch from Epinephelus moara isolate mb chromosome 16, YSFRI_EMoa_1.0, whole genome shotgun sequence harbors:
- the rca2.1 gene encoding regulator of complement activation group 2 gene 1 isoform X8 → MPYLVKGVTLLLLLSSLPTQAQDCTRPIGRNNMNLKDEYILLDTFPDGTKVSFACAVGHVSAGGSASIICTAGSWSPVRLKCERRSCGAAEEVPNGYVDYPQGIEFGDELVVTCNAGFRLVGKTNKRLCGAQGWMGRMPECEVVTCDPPPPVQNSTFRPDKEVYQYGEVVEYSCQQDYTLSGSRTISCSADGRFEPSPPTCIKVHCEEPVIANAKWIWGFRPPHGYQSTVMYMCKPGYTMIGEPTLTCGIDSQWSPGLPTCQLVTCDPPPTIVNGIFHPKKESYDYSDIVEYCCQKDYTLSGSSSIYCSAHGRFEPAPPTCIMVQCEEPVIRNAEWIWGSRPPYGHQSTVTYMCKPGYTMIGESTLTCGRDGQWSPGLPTCQLIQCEEPVITNAEWIWGSRPPHGYQSMVTYMCKPGYTMIGESALTCGRDGQWSPGLPTCQPLTCDPPPPVKNSTFRPDKEIYLYGDVVEYSCQQDYTLSGSRTISCSADGRFEPSPPTCIKVQCEEPVIANADWIWGSRPPHGYQSTVTYQCRSGYTMIGEPTLTCGIDSQWSPGLPTCHRPTTPKTTTTTTTTTPSVRGCEEPLITNAERIGGTQPPYGYQSLVTYQCKPGYKMIGEPTLTCGRDGEWSPGLPECQADSDTTGNNGNSLALGLGIGLTLVIVALVFCGWYFYGFPCIKTKRGSRSGIPDNVVPKDGEDVAL
- the rca2.1 gene encoding regulator of complement activation group 2 gene 1 isoform X1, with amino-acid sequence MPYLVKGVTLLLLLSSLPTQAQDCTRPIGRNNMNLKDEYILLDTFPDGTKVSFACAVGHVSAGGSASIICTAGSWSPVRLKCERRSCGAAEEVPNGYVDYPQGIEFGDELVVTCNAGFRLVGKTNKRLCGAQGWMGRMPECEVVTCDPPPPVQNSTFRPDKEVYQYGEVVEYSCQQDYTLSGSRTISCSADGRFEPSPPTCIKVHCEEPVIANAKWIWGFRPPHGYQSTVMYMCKPGYTMIGEPTLTCGIDSQWSPGLPTCQLVTCDPPPTIVNGIFHPKKESYDYSDIVEYCCQKDYTLSGSSSIYCSAHGRFEPAPPTCIMVQCEEPVIRNAEWIWGSRPPYGHQSTVTYMCKPGYTMIGESTLTCGRDGQWSPGLPTCQLIQCEEPVITNAEWIWGSRPPHGYQSMVTYMCKPGYTMIGESALTCGRDGQWSPGLPTCQPQDCTRPIGGNNMNLKDEYILLDTFPDGTKVSFACAVGHVSAGGSASIICTAGSWSPVRLKCERRSCGAAEEVPNGYVDYPQGIEFGDELVVTCNAGFRLVGKTNKRLCGAQGWMGRMPECEVVTCDPPPPVQNSTFRPDKEVYQYGEVVEYSCQQDYTLSGSRTISCSADGRFDPPPPTCIKVQCEEPVIANADWIWGSRPPHGYQSTVTYQCRSGYTMIGEPTLTCGIDSQWSPGLPTCHRPTTPKTTTTTTTTTPSVRGCEEPLITNAERIGGTQPPYGYQSLVTYQCKPGYKMIGEPTLTCGRDGEWSPGLPECQADSDTTGNNGNSLALGLGIGLTLVIVALVFCGWYFYGFPCIKTKRGSRSGIPDNVVPKDGEDVAL
- the rca2.1 gene encoding regulator of complement activation group 2 gene 1 isoform X7, whose translation is MPYLVKGVTLLLLLSSLPTQAQDCTRPIGRNNMNLKDEYILLDTFPDGTKVSFACAVGHVSAGGSASIICTAGSWSPVRLKCERRSCGAAEEVPNGYVDYPQGIEFGDELVVTCNAGFRLVGKTNKRLCGAQGWMGRMPECEVVTCDPPPPVQNSTFRPDKEVYQYGEVVEYSCQQDYTLSGSRTISCSADGRFEPSPPTCIKVHCEEPVIANAKWIWGFRPPHGYQSTVMYMCKPGYTMIGEPTLTCGIDSQWSPGLPTCQLVTCDPPPTIVNGIFHPKKESYDYSDIVEYCCQKDYTLSGSSSIYCSAHGRFEPAPPTCIMVQCEEPVIRNAEWIWGSRPPYGHQSTVTYMCKPGYTMIGESTLTCGRDGQWSPGLPTCQLIQCEEPVITNAEWIWGSRPPHGYQSMVTYMCKPGYTMIGESALTCGRDGQWSPGLPTCQLVTCDPPPPVQNSTFRPDKEVYQYGEVVEYSCQQDYTLSGSRTISCSADGRFDPPPPTCIKVQCEEPVIANADWIWGSRPPHGYQSTVTYQCRSGYTMIGEPTLTCGIDSQWSPGLPTCHRPTTPKTTTTTTTTTPSVRGCEEPLITNAERIGGTQPPYGYQSLVTYQCKPGYKMIGEPTLTCGRDGEWSPGLPECQADSDTTGNNGNSLALGLGIGLTLVIVALVFCGWYFYGFPCIKTKRGSRSGIPDNVVPKDGEDVAL
- the rca2.1 gene encoding regulator of complement activation group 2 gene 1 isoform X4: MPYLVKGVTLLLLLSSLPTQAQDCTRPIGRNNMNLKDEYILLDTFPDGTKVSFACAVGHVSAGGSASIICTAGSWSPVRLKCERRSCGAAEEVPNGYVDYPQGIEFGDELVVTCNAGFRLVGKTNKRLCGAQGWMGRMPECEVVTCDPPPPVQNSTFRPDKEVYQYGEVVEYSCQQDYTLSGSRTISCSADGRFEPSPPTCIKVHCEEPVIANAKWIWGFRPPHGYQSTVMYMCKPGYTMIGEPTLTCGIDSQWSPGLPTCQLVTCDPPPTIVNGIFHPKKESYDYSDIVEYCCQKDYTLSGSSSIYCSAHGRFEPAPPTCIMVQCEEPVIRNAEWIWGSRPPYGHQSTVTYMCKPGYTMIGESTLTCGRDGQWSPGLPTCQLIQCEEPVITNAEWIWGSRPPHGYQSMVTYMCKPGYTMIGESALTCGRDGQWSPGLPTCQPQDCTRPIGGNNMNLKDEYILLDTFPDGTKVSFACAVGHVSAGGSASIICTAGSWSPVRLKCERRSCGAAEEVPNGYVDYPQGIEFGDELVVTCNAGFRLVGKTNKRLCGAQGWMGRMPECEVVTCDPPPPVQNSTFRPDKEVYQYGEVVEYSCQQDYTLSGSRTISCSADGRFDPPPPTCIKVQCEEPVIANADWIWGSRPPHGYQSTVTYQCRSGYTMIGEPTLTCGIDSQWSPGLPTCHRPTTPKTTTTTTTTTPSVRGCEEPLITNAERIGGTQPPYGYQSLVTYQCKPGYKMIGEPTLTCGRDGEWSPGLPECQADSDTTGNNGNSLALGLGIGLTLSIAVLLVQCCWG
- the rca2.1 gene encoding regulator of complement activation group 2 gene 1 isoform X2, which codes for MPYLVKGVTLLLLLSSLPTQAQDCTRPIGRNNMNLKDEYILLDTFPDGTKVSFACAVGHVSAGGSASIICTAGSWSPVRLKCERRSCGAAEEVPNGYVDYPQGIEFGDELVVTCNAGFRLVGKTNKRLCGAQGWMGRMPECEVVTCDPPPPVQNSTFRPDKEVYQYGEVVEYSCQQDYTLSGSRTISCSADGRFEPSPPTCIKVHCEEPVIANAKWIWGFRPPHGYQSTVMYMCKPGYTMIGEPTLTCGIDSQWSPGLPTCQLVTCDPPPTIVNGIFHPKKESYDYSDIVEYCCQKDYTLSGSSSIYCSAHGRFEPAPPTCIMVQCEEPVIRNAEWIWGSRPPYGHQSTVTYMCKPGYTMIGESTLTCGRDGQWSPGLPTCQLIQCEEPVITNAEWIWGSRPPHGYQSMVTYMCKPGYTMIGESALTCGRDGQWSPGLPTCQPQDCTRPIGGNNMNLKDEYILLDTFPDGTKVSFACAVGHVSAGGSASIICTAGSWSPVRLKCERRSCGAAEEVPNGYVDYPQGIEFGDELVVTCNAGFRLVGKTNKRLCGAQGWMGRMPECEVVTCDPPPPVQNSTFRPDKEVYQYGEVVEYSCQQDYTLSGSRTISCSADGRFDPPPPTCIKVQCEEPVIANADWIWGSRPPHGYQSTVTYQCRSGYTMIGEPTLTCGIDSQWSPGLPTCHRPTTPKTTTTTTTTTPSVRGCEEPLITNAERIGGTQPPYGYQSLVTYQCKPGYKMIGEPTLTCGRDGEWSPGLPECQADSDTTGNNGNSLALGLGIGLTLVIVALVFCGWYFYGFPCIKTKRGKHRGPAGPMLLGLKNVS
- the rca2.1 gene encoding regulator of complement activation group 2 gene 1 isoform X3, with protein sequence MPYLVKGVTLLLLLSSLPTQAQDCTRPIGRNNMNLKDEYILLDTFPDGTKVSFACAVGHVSAGGSASIICTAGSWSPVRLKCERRSCGAAEEVPNGYVDYPQGIEFGDELVVTCNAGFRLVGKTNKRLCGAQGWMGRMPECEVVTCDPPPPVQNSTFRPDKEVYQYGEVVEYSCQQDYTLSGSRTISCSADGRFEPSPPTCIKVHCEEPVIANAKWIWGFRPPHGYQSTVMYMCKPGYTMIGEPTLTCGIDSQWSPGLPTCQLVTCDPPPTIVNGIFHPKKESYDYSDIVEYCCQKDYTLSGSSSIYCSAHGRFEPAPPTCIMVQCEEPVIRNAEWIWGSRPPYGHQSTVTYMCKPGYTMIGESTLTCGRDGQWSPGLPTCQLIQCEEPVITNAEWIWGSRPPHGYQSMVTYMCKPGYTMIGESALTCGRDGQWSPGLPTCQPQDCTRPIGGNNMNLKDEYILLDTFPDGTKVSFACAVGHVSAGGSASIICTAGSWSPVRLKCERRSCGAAEEVPNGYVDYPQGIEFGDELVVTCNAGFRLVGKTNKRLCGAQGWMGRMPECEVVTCDPPPPVQNSTFRPDKEVYQYGEVVEYSCQQDYTLSGSRTISCSADGRFDPPPPTCIKVQCEEPVIANADWIWGSRPPHGYQSTVTYQCRSGYTMIGEPTLTCGIDSQWSPGLPTCHRPTTPKTTTTTTTTTPSVRGCEEPLITNAERIGGTQPPYGYQSLVTYQCKPGYKMIGEPTLTCGRDGEWSPGLPECQADSDTTGNNGNSLALGLGIGLTPLGAAFLTMWFQKMERM